The following coding sequences lie in one Capnocytophaga stomatis genomic window:
- a CDS encoding sodium/sugar symporter — protein sequence MNSFTTLDYVIFALYAAVILGVGLFVSRNKKDSGKTAEDYFLASKSLPWWAIGASLIAANISAEQFIGMSGSGFALGLAIASYEWMAALTLIIVGKYFLPIFIEKGLYTIPEFIEKRYSTNLKSILAVFWVALFIFVNLTSVLFLGGKALQVVLGVDPFYAMVGLALFAAAYSLWGGLSAVAWTDVIQVALLVVGGLITAYIALDNVTPQGGVITGLQHIFDVAPDHFKMILDESHPEYMNLPGIAVLVGGLWVANLYYWGFNQYIIQRTLAAKSLKESQKGIVFAAFLKMIVPVLVVIPGIVAYVMYQNQAGTATIDGVKEAFTGANGAIMNDNAYPWLIKTFIPTGLKGLVVAALAAAIVSSLASMLNSTATIFTMDIYKQNLNPNASQKQLVSVGRISAAVALIIALVVAPALGGINQMFQYIQEYTGLVSPGILAVFMMGLFYKRATNKGAIWGILLSTLIAFYFKIGPNGWMADSALSGLFVTLPWMHQMMITWIVSMLIIAVVSHFENKGAINEKAIIIDKNTFKTDSTFNIASYVIIILLVALYAIFW from the coding sequence ATGAATTCATTTACAACATTAGATTATGTAATTTTCGCATTGTATGCGGCAGTTATTCTCGGTGTGGGGCTTTTTGTGTCACGCAACAAAAAGGATTCGGGGAAAACTGCGGAAGATTATTTCTTGGCAAGTAAATCCCTTCCTTGGTGGGCGATTGGGGCATCGTTAATTGCTGCAAATATCTCCGCAGAACAGTTCATCGGGATGTCGGGCTCAGGGTTTGCATTGGGCTTAGCAATTGCTTCCTATGAATGGATGGCTGCTCTTACATTAATTATCGTAGGAAAATATTTCTTACCTATTTTCATTGAAAAAGGATTGTACACCATTCCCGAATTCATCGAAAAACGTTACAGCACCAACTTGAAATCTATTCTTGCTGTTTTCTGGGTTGCCTTATTCATCTTCGTGAACCTTACCAGCGTTTTGTTCTTAGGAGGAAAAGCCTTGCAAGTAGTTTTGGGCGTTGATCCTTTCTATGCGATGGTTGGTTTAGCTCTTTTTGCGGCGGCATACTCGCTATGGGGAGGGCTTTCGGCTGTTGCTTGGACGGACGTTATTCAAGTGGCGTTACTTGTTGTGGGGGGGCTTATCACTGCCTACATCGCATTGGATAATGTAACACCTCAAGGCGGAGTGATAACCGGTTTGCAACATATTTTTGACGTTGCACCTGACCACTTCAAAATGATTTTAGACGAATCGCATCCGGAATATATGAATTTGCCCGGAATCGCTGTTCTTGTTGGCGGACTTTGGGTAGCAAACTTGTACTACTGGGGATTCAATCAGTATATTATTCAACGTACTTTGGCTGCAAAATCTTTGAAAGAATCACAAAAAGGAATCGTTTTTGCGGCTTTCTTGAAAATGATTGTGCCTGTTTTGGTGGTAATTCCGGGGATTGTAGCTTACGTTATGTATCAAAACCAAGCAGGAACAGCTACTATTGATGGCGTGAAAGAAGCCTTCACGGGAGCAAACGGAGCTATAATGAATGATAACGCATACCCTTGGCTTATCAAAACCTTTATTCCAACGGGATTGAAAGGATTGGTTGTAGCGGCTTTGGCAGCGGCGATTGTTTCTTCATTGGCTTCGATGTTGAATTCAACGGCTACGATTTTCACAATGGATATTTACAAACAGAATCTTAACCCGAATGCTTCTCAAAAACAATTAGTTAGCGTAGGACGTATTTCGGCAGCTGTGGCTTTAATAATTGCTTTGGTTGTAGCTCCCGCATTAGGAGGAATTAACCAAATGTTCCAATATATTCAAGAATACACCGGACTTGTAAGCCCTGGAATTTTAGCCGTGTTTATGATGGGATTGTTCTATAAACGAGCTACGAACAAAGGAGCAATTTGGGGAATACTTCTTTCTACTTTAATTGCGTTCTATTTCAAAATAGGTCCTAATGGTTGGATGGCTGATTCTGCCTTAAGTGGCTTGTTCGTTACACTTCCGTGGATGCATCAAATGATGATTACTTGGATTGTTTCAATGCTGATTATTGCCGTTGTGAGTCATTTTGAAAATAAAGGTGCTATCAATGAAAAAGCCATTATCATTGATAAAAATACTTTCAAAACAGATTCAACTTTCAATATTGCTTCTTACGTAATTATCATACTTTTAGTAGCTTTATACGCTATTTTCTGGTAA
- a CDS encoding helix-turn-helix domain-containing protein, which translates to MEKQILTLVNQTHQNIFLTGKAGTGKTTLLRKIIETCHKNTVVVAPTGIAALNAGGVTIHSMFQLPFASFLPTSSTPPVVSENARFENRTSLRKHFKMHKNKRQIIESMELLIIDEVSMLRADVLDAIDFMLQTIRKNKFPFGGVQILFIGDLLQLPPVVKNDEWDILKMYYDGMFFFQSKVISQNPLLYIELEKIYRQSDEHFISILNNLRDNNLTQKDIQYLQQYVKPNFKPENDFITLTTHNAKADAINNKKMSELTTKEFTYEAIVVGDFPENMYPIEKEIRLKKGARVMFIKNDLSGEKLFFNGKMATITSLSENEIEVQLDGGKTINVERYEWENIRYRINENTKDIEEERLGTFTQYPLRLAWAITVHKSQGLTFEKAALDLDKVFASGQAYVAFSRLRSLDGLVLLSSVNEHGIDNNENVRQYAKNKASENEILNACKTGKKQFLEKSILECFQWDNFLSQWNLHKSSYIGDIGKKNTYKNWANEKLSQVIELTQITEKFTSQLKNIFVSSYEFAFIYERFEKAYSYFMPQLKEIWYEILRTYAEIGALKKVKQFKDELSDLEDVTSKIIRNLLKTKQLIELSKKGKDFENENINSEKFKNMRTELISKVEKYLKEKQLFVAEDISKEETKSQKEKTSTYEVTLQLWEATRSIKSVAEKRMLTEATVYRHLIKLVEQEKVMVSDILPEATIQELNNIFNEEENHSLGNIFEKLNGKYTWDELRLFKTHWERSI; encoded by the coding sequence ATGGAAAAGCAAATTCTTACATTAGTTAATCAAACTCATCAAAATATTTTTTTAACGGGAAAAGCAGGAACCGGAAAAACTACCCTACTGCGTAAAATTATCGAAACGTGCCACAAAAATACTGTTGTGGTAGCACCAACGGGCATTGCTGCACTTAACGCGGGAGGCGTTACAATTCATTCGATGTTTCAGCTACCTTTTGCTTCATTTTTGCCAACTTCGTCCACACCTCCTGTTGTAAGCGAAAATGCACGATTTGAAAACAGAACTTCGCTGCGAAAGCACTTCAAAATGCATAAAAACAAACGTCAAATTATTGAAAGTATGGAACTTTTAATAATTGACGAAGTGAGTATGTTACGTGCCGATGTTTTGGACGCGATAGACTTTATGCTACAAACCATTCGCAAAAATAAATTCCCTTTCGGAGGAGTGCAAATCTTGTTTATCGGTGATTTACTGCAACTTCCGCCTGTGGTAAAAAACGATGAATGGGACATTTTGAAAATGTACTACGACGGAATGTTTTTCTTCCAATCAAAAGTAATTTCGCAAAATCCGTTACTTTACATTGAGCTGGAGAAAATATATCGTCAATCGGATGAACATTTCATTTCTATTCTTAACAATTTAAGAGACAATAATTTAACACAAAAAGACATACAATATTTACAACAATATGTAAAACCTAATTTCAAGCCTGAAAATGATTTCATAACATTAACAACACACAACGCCAAAGCAGACGCCATTAACAACAAGAAAATGAGCGAACTAACAACGAAAGAATTCACCTATGAAGCCATCGTTGTTGGTGATTTTCCTGAAAATATGTATCCTATTGAGAAAGAAATCCGTTTGAAAAAAGGTGCAAGAGTTATGTTTATCAAAAATGATTTATCTGGCGAAAAACTTTTTTTCAACGGAAAAATGGCAACAATAACTTCTCTTTCCGAAAATGAGATTGAAGTACAGTTAGATGGCGGAAAAACAATCAACGTGGAACGCTATGAATGGGAGAACATTCGCTACCGCATAAACGAAAATACGAAAGACATTGAAGAAGAACGATTAGGAACGTTTACCCAGTATCCGCTCAGATTGGCTTGGGCAATTACAGTGCATAAAAGTCAAGGACTTACCTTTGAAAAGGCGGCTTTGGATTTGGACAAGGTTTTTGCTTCAGGGCAGGCTTACGTAGCTTTTTCTCGCTTGCGTTCTTTGGATGGCTTGGTTTTACTTTCTTCCGTCAACGAACACGGAATCGATAACAATGAAAATGTAAGGCAATACGCTAAAAACAAAGCTTCTGAAAATGAAATACTTAACGCTTGCAAAACGGGCAAAAAGCAATTTTTGGAAAAATCTATTTTAGAATGCTTTCAATGGGATAACTTCCTATCACAGTGGAACTTACACAAATCGAGTTACATTGGTGACATCGGCAAAAAAAATACGTATAAAAATTGGGCAAATGAAAAATTATCACAAGTCATTGAATTAACGCAAATTACTGAAAAATTCACCTCACAGCTGAAAAACATTTTCGTTTCAAGCTATGAATTTGCGTTTATTTATGAACGTTTTGAGAAGGCATACTCCTATTTTATGCCACAATTGAAGGAAATTTGGTATGAAATTTTGCGTACGTATGCCGAAATAGGAGCTTTGAAAAAAGTTAAGCAATTCAAAGATGAATTATCTGATTTGGAAGACGTTACTTCAAAGATCATTCGAAATCTTTTAAAAACCAAACAATTAATTGAATTATCCAAAAAAGGAAAAGATTTTGAAAATGAGAATATTAATTCTGAAAAATTCAAAAATATGCGAACAGAATTAATATCAAAAGTAGAAAAATATTTAAAAGAAAAACAACTTTTTGTAGCAGAAGACATCAGTAAGGAAGAAACAAAATCTCAAAAAGAGAAAACCTCCACTTACGAGGTCACGCTACAACTTTGGGAGGCTACTCGCTCCATAAAATCTGTTGCCGAAAAAAGAATGCTTACCGAAGCCACCGTTTATCGTCATTTAATAAAACTCGTTGAGCAAGAAAAAGTTATGGTTTCGGATATTTTGCCGGAAGCGACAATACAGGAGCTCAATAATATTTTCAATGAAGAAGAGAATCATTCGCTCGGAAATATATTTGAAAAACTCAACGGAAAATACACTTGGGACGAACTTCGTCTGTTCAAAACTCACTGGGAAAGAAGCATTTAG
- the tatC gene encoding twin-arginine translocase subunit TatC: MTNQKDEMSFLDHLEELRWHLIRSTMAILIVAVLAFIYKNYVFAIIFGPKEGDFFTYRMFCKLGQLFDYESVFCAQELPFTLQNRTMAGQFSAHIWTSIWTGVIVAFPYILYELWKFISPGLYENERKLASGFIIVASALFFSGILFGYYLIAPLSVNFLGSYSVSSEVQNQIDLSSYISIVRSSVIACGLVFELPIIVYFLTKLGLVTPSFMRKYRKHSIVVILIISAIITPPDVTSQIIVTIPILVLYELSIFISKYVIKKDEKAKKSELNA; the protein is encoded by the coding sequence ATGACAAATCAAAAAGATGAAATGTCTTTTTTAGACCATTTAGAAGAGCTTCGTTGGCATTTAATTCGTTCAACGATGGCTATTTTAATAGTCGCTGTCCTTGCTTTTATTTACAAAAATTACGTTTTTGCAATCATTTTTGGACCAAAAGAAGGAGATTTTTTCACATACCGAATGTTCTGTAAACTCGGGCAACTCTTTGATTATGAAAGTGTTTTTTGTGCTCAAGAACTGCCTTTTACATTACAAAACAGAACGATGGCAGGGCAGTTTTCAGCCCACATCTGGACTTCCATCTGGACTGGAGTCATCGTTGCCTTTCCTTATATTCTCTACGAACTTTGGAAATTTATAAGTCCCGGACTTTACGAAAACGAACGAAAATTAGCCAGTGGCTTCATAATTGTTGCTTCCGCATTGTTTTTCTCCGGAATTTTGTTCGGATATTACCTAATAGCTCCGCTTTCCGTTAATTTTTTGGGTTCGTATTCGGTGAGTAGCGAAGTTCAAAACCAAATTGATTTAAGTTCGTATATTTCCATAGTTCGCTCATCTGTAATTGCTTGCGGATTGGTTTTTGAGCTTCCGATAATCGTTTATTTTTTAACAAAATTAGGATTAGTAACGCCGTCCTTTATGCGGAAATATCGCAAGCACTCCATTGTAGTTATTTTAATTATCTCAGCCATCATCACTCCACCCGATGTAACCAGCCAAATTATTGTAACTATCCCAATATTAGTGCTATATGAATTGAGTATTTTCATTTCAAAATACGTAATAAAGAAAGATGAAAAAGCGAAAAAATCTGAGCTTAATGCATAA
- the lptB gene encoding LPS export ABC transporter ATP-binding protein encodes MKLIANDIIKIYKGRKVVKGVSLEVNQGEIVGLLGPNGAGKTTSFYMIVGLIKPDGGTIYLDSENITNFPMYKRAQYGIGYLAQEASVFRKLSIEDNIKSVLQLTKLSKKEQQKRVDELIEEFSLGHIRKNRGDLLSGGERRRTEIARALATNPKFILLDEPFAGVDPIAVEDIQSIVFQLKSKNIGILITDHRVEETLSITDRTYLMFEGGILKAGTPEELAEDEIVRKVYLGKNFELRKKKME; translated from the coding sequence ATGAAGCTAATTGCAAACGACATTATTAAAATCTATAAAGGAAGAAAAGTTGTTAAGGGTGTTTCCTTGGAAGTAAATCAAGGGGAAATCGTTGGGCTTTTAGGACCAAACGGAGCTGGAAAAACAACTTCCTTTTATATGATTGTTGGTTTAATCAAACCAGATGGAGGAACAATTTACCTTGACAGTGAGAATATTACAAATTTCCCGATGTACAAGCGTGCACAATACGGAATTGGGTATTTGGCACAAGAGGCTTCTGTTTTTAGAAAACTAAGCATTGAGGATAACATCAAAAGTGTGTTGCAACTTACCAAACTATCTAAAAAAGAGCAACAAAAAAGAGTTGATGAGCTTATTGAAGAATTCAGTTTGGGACACATCCGAAAAAATCGAGGAGATTTGCTTTCTGGAGGAGAGAGAAGACGTACCGAAATTGCTCGTGCCTTGGCTACAAACCCTAAGTTTATTCTGCTTGATGAACCTTTTGCAGGCGTTGACCCAATTGCTGTTGAAGATATCCAATCTATTGTATTTCAACTAAAAAGCAAAAATATTGGAATTTTAATTACCGACCACCGTGTTGAGGAAACTCTCTCAATTACAGACAGAACTTACCTGATGTTTGAAGGAGGTATTTTGAAAGCAGGAACTCCGGAAGAACTTGCTGAAGATGAAATAGTTAGAAAAGTTTACTTAGGTAAAAACTTTGAACTTCGCAAAAAGAAAATGGAGTAA
- the prmA gene encoding 50S ribosomal protein L11 methyltransferase has product MHNYIEYDFTIEPLGVASEILVAELAECGFESFVDSERGILAYIQENLWNENILNDVYILQSPEFKISYTFKTIEQINWNEEWEKNFNPIVIDDICTVRAPFHELPSTLYDIIIEPKMSFGTGHHETTYMMLQFLLSTDLKGKKVLDMGCGTSVLAIMAEKRGAKSITAIDIDNWCVENSLENAERNNCKNITVKLGDASLLDNENFDIIIANINRNILLSDIPQYAKSLSSGGMLFLSGFYESDVPAITDKCNENNLEFAEKLERNQWVALKFRKI; this is encoded by the coding sequence ATGCATAATTACATAGAATACGATTTTACAATTGAGCCACTTGGCGTAGCTTCTGAAATTTTGGTTGCTGAATTGGCGGAATGTGGTTTTGAGAGTTTTGTGGACTCCGAAAGGGGAATATTGGCTTATATTCAGGAAAATTTGTGGAATGAAAATATTTTGAATGATGTTTATATTTTACAATCGCCTGAATTTAAAATTTCATACACTTTCAAAACCATAGAGCAAATCAATTGGAACGAGGAGTGGGAAAAAAATTTCAACCCAATTGTTATTGATGATATTTGCACAGTTCGGGCTCCTTTTCACGAACTTCCCAGCACCCTTTATGACATCATTATAGAACCAAAAATGAGCTTTGGCACGGGACATCACGAAACCACATATATGATGTTACAATTCCTGCTAAGCACTGATTTGAAAGGGAAAAAAGTATTAGATATGGGATGCGGAACAAGTGTTTTGGCTATTATGGCTGAAAAACGAGGTGCAAAATCCATAACCGCTATTGACATTGACAATTGGTGTGTTGAAAATTCCCTTGAAAATGCGGAGCGAAATAATTGTAAAAATATTACCGTAAAATTAGGTGATGCTTCACTACTTGACAATGAGAATTTTGATATTATTATAGCCAATATTAATAGAAATATTTTACTTTCGGACATTCCTCAGTATGCAAAAAGTCTATCCTCTGGAGGAATGCTTTTCTTAAGCGGATTTTATGAATCCGATGTGCCTGCAATAACAGATAAATGTAACGAAAACAATTTAGAATTTGCAGAGAAGCTGGAACGTAACCAATGGGTTGCTCTGAAATTTAGAAAAATTTAA
- a CDS encoding ATP-dependent Clp protease adaptor ClpS, giving the protein MIFNHQEKTQNETSTEELLDDGCHLILYNDDVNTFDHVIETLVSVCKHTYDQAEQCTIIVHFKGKCDVKSGSYEKLRPMCLALLDAGLNAEIE; this is encoded by the coding sequence ATGATTTTCAATCACCAAGAAAAAACACAGAATGAAACTTCCACGGAAGAACTCTTGGATGATGGATGCCATCTTATTTTGTACAATGACGATGTGAACACCTTTGACCACGTTATCGAAACCTTGGTCAGTGTTTGTAAGCACACTTATGACCAAGCCGAACAATGTACCATAATAGTTCATTTCAAAGGAAAATGTGATGTAAAATCAGGAAGTTATGAAAAATTAAGACCAATGTGCCTTGCCTTATTAGATGCCGGCTTGAATGCTGAAATTGAGTAA
- the dnaN gene encoding DNA polymerase III subunit beta has product MKFIVSSSYLLKKLQVIGGVINSSNTMPILDNFLFELTPNVLTISASDLETTVKGALEVESDSEGSIAVPAKLLIEILKTFAEQPLTFIAKDNNTIEISSTHGKYSLAYLDGEEFPKPVSLSEANKVTLLGDVLATAIQKTIFAVGNDDLRPTMSGIFFEFNEEGLTFVATDAHKLVKYQRTDIKATETSEFIMPKKPLNLLKGILAGSETEVTVEYNESNAKFSFDGMEFICRLIDGKYPNYDAVIPKENPNKLTVNRVQFLNSARRVSIFSNKTTHQIRLKIAGSDLQVSAEDIDHSNKADERFACNYQGDDMEIGFNSRFLIEMLNNLDSDEVMLEMSMPNRAGILTPLDGLDPGERVLMLAMPIMLNNN; this is encoded by the coding sequence ATGAAATTTATTGTATCAAGTTCGTACTTATTAAAAAAATTGCAAGTAATAGGAGGTGTTATTAATAGCAGTAACACAATGCCAATCCTTGATAATTTTTTATTTGAATTGACTCCTAATGTGCTAACTATTTCAGCATCAGATTTGGAGACAACGGTTAAAGGAGCTTTAGAAGTGGAATCAGATTCGGAAGGAAGCATTGCAGTACCCGCAAAGCTGTTGATAGAAATATTGAAAACTTTTGCTGAACAACCACTTACATTCATTGCAAAAGATAATAATACAATAGAAATCAGTTCAACACACGGAAAATACTCATTGGCATACTTGGATGGAGAGGAGTTTCCAAAACCTGTGAGTTTGTCCGAAGCCAATAAAGTGACTTTACTTGGAGATGTTCTGGCTACTGCAATTCAAAAAACGATTTTTGCTGTCGGAAACGATGATTTGCGTCCTACAATGAGCGGAATTTTCTTTGAATTCAATGAAGAAGGTTTGACTTTTGTGGCGACAGATGCTCACAAACTGGTAAAATATCAGCGTACGGACATCAAAGCGACAGAAACTTCAGAATTCATTATGCCTAAAAAGCCTTTGAATTTGTTGAAAGGAATTTTGGCTGGAAGTGAAACAGAGGTTACTGTTGAGTACAACGAAAGTAATGCTAAGTTCTCTTTCGATGGAATGGAATTCATTTGCCGCTTGATTGATGGAAAATATCCGAATTATGATGCGGTAATTCCGAAAGAAAATCCTAATAAGTTGACGGTTAATCGTGTACAGTTCTTAAACTCAGCACGACGTGTTTCAATCTTCTCGAACAAAACTACGCATCAAATCCGTTTGAAGATAGCAGGTTCTGATTTACAGGTTTCAGCAGAGGATATTGACCACAGTAACAAAGCAGATGAGCGTTTCGCTTGTAATTATCAAGGTGATGATATGGAAATCGGGTTCAATTCTCGTTTCTTGATTGAAATGCTCAATAATTTGGATTCAGATGAAGTAATGCTTGAAATGTCAATGCCAAACAGAGCAGGGATTTTAACACCTCTTGATGGATTAGACCCAGGAGAAAGAGTGCTAATGTTGGCTATGCCTATAATGTTGAATAACAACTAA
- the mrdA gene encoding penicillin-binding protein 2, translated as MRKYLLFIIIILTSIVFVIRLVYLQVVEFDENSRPDEDVAVEVVYDYPERGYIYDRNGQLLVSNQPAYDVMVIPNDVKQLDTLELCGLLAISKEDFKERLQKAKKYSYRKPSVLVNQLSKVDYAVLQEKLRKFDGFYIQRRSLRHYLTRNAGNVLGYISEVNEWELKENSYYIAGELVGRQGVEKQYESFLRGEKGVRYFQKDRHNRQISSYKDGMLDTLPVMGQSLQLTLDIGLQAYGEELMQNKRGGIVAIEPKTGEILALISAPTFDPNLLVGRQRSKNYTALYQDSIAKPLYDRALLAEYPPGSPFKVINALIALQENVIAPSTSFGCGGGYRYGNRIMRCHCGRSSNDLLHGIAHSCNAYFANSYRRSIEKYGKPSVGMDAWSKHVKSFGLGGFLGSDFPTGRPGKIPNTALYDRQYGQGRWAATYNISNAIGQGEILTTPIQLANVMAIIANRGHFYTPHIVKKINDEVTPFKEFTTVKRTTIDKEHFEPIIQGMNTAYNSGTARGTRIEGIDIGAKTGTAENFVRINGKRMQLTDHSIFVAFAPIDDPKIAIAVFVENGYYGARVAGPIASLMIERYIKGEVYRCDLEKRMLEKSLEEEYAKPYSGQPFRINQ; from the coding sequence ATGAGAAAGTACTTGCTGTTTATCATAATTATCTTAACATCAATCGTTTTTGTGATTCGTTTGGTGTATCTTCAGGTTGTGGAATTTGATGAAAATTCACGTCCTGATGAAGATGTTGCGGTTGAGGTTGTTTACGATTATCCGGAGAGAGGCTATATTTACGACAGAAATGGGCAACTTCTGGTTTCGAACCAACCGGCATACGATGTTATGGTAATTCCTAATGATGTTAAACAATTGGATACGTTGGAGTTATGCGGATTATTAGCAATTTCAAAAGAAGATTTTAAAGAACGTTTACAAAAAGCAAAAAAATATTCTTATCGCAAACCATCTGTTTTGGTAAATCAGCTTTCAAAGGTTGATTATGCTGTTTTGCAAGAAAAATTACGCAAATTTGATGGTTTTTACATCCAAAGACGTTCTTTACGTCATTATTTAACACGTAATGCGGGAAATGTTTTGGGGTATATAAGTGAGGTAAACGAATGGGAACTGAAAGAAAATTCGTACTATATCGCTGGGGAATTGGTTGGACGTCAGGGAGTTGAAAAACAATATGAATCTTTTTTACGAGGAGAAAAAGGAGTTCGCTATTTTCAAAAAGACAGACATAATCGCCAGATAAGCAGCTACAAAGACGGGATGTTGGATACACTTCCTGTTATGGGGCAGTCTCTACAATTGACTTTAGATATTGGTTTACAAGCTTATGGAGAAGAATTAATGCAGAATAAGCGAGGTGGTATCGTAGCAATCGAACCTAAAACAGGAGAAATATTAGCACTAATTTCCGCTCCTACTTTTGACCCTAACTTGCTTGTCGGGAGGCAACGCTCGAAAAACTATACGGCTCTTTATCAGGATTCTATAGCTAAACCTTTGTATGATAGGGCTTTACTTGCTGAATATCCACCAGGTTCTCCTTTTAAGGTGATTAATGCACTGATAGCCTTGCAGGAAAACGTGATAGCTCCTTCAACTTCCTTTGGTTGTGGAGGAGGATATCGCTACGGAAATCGTATAATGCGTTGTCATTGTGGACGTTCAAGTAATGATTTGCTACACGGCATTGCACATTCTTGCAACGCTTATTTTGCTAATTCATACAGGCGTAGTATTGAAAAATATGGCAAACCTTCCGTTGGAATGGATGCGTGGAGCAAGCACGTGAAAAGTTTTGGTTTGGGTGGCTTTTTAGGAAGCGATTTTCCCACAGGGCGACCCGGAAAAATTCCGAATACAGCTTTGTATGATAGGCAATATGGGCAGGGCCGTTGGGCGGCAACGTACAATATTTCAAATGCGATAGGGCAGGGAGAAATATTGACAACTCCGATACAACTTGCTAATGTAATGGCTATTATAGCCAACAGAGGGCATTTTTACACGCCTCATATCGTAAAGAAAATAAACGATGAGGTTACACCATTTAAGGAGTTTACAACAGTCAAACGGACAACTATTGATAAAGAACATTTCGAGCCTATAATCCAGGGAATGAATACTGCATACAATTCGGGGACTGCACGAGGGACAAGAATAGAAGGAATTGATATTGGGGCAAAAACGGGAACTGCTGAGAATTTTGTCCGAATTAACGGAAAGCGAATGCAACTAACCGACCACTCCATTTTCGTAGCATTTGCACCAATTGATGACCCTAAAATAGCAATTGCCGTTTTTGTGGAAAACGGATATTATGGGGCGAGAGTAGCGGGACCAATTGCTTCGCTGATGATAGAGAGATATATTAAAGGTGAGGTCTATCGTTGTGATTTAGAGAAGCGAATGCTTGAAAAGAGCTTGGAGGAAGAGTATGCAAAACCATACAGCGGGCAGCCTTTCCGTATCAATCAATAG
- the mreD gene encoding rod shape-determining protein MreD: MNNLFIKNTFLFIVLVLLQVLVFSNIGYLGYANPMVYLLFVIIYPYRESKIQFLFAAFLIGLCIDIFSNTGGIHAASTVFVAYVRARILKFVFGNNFDFQEIKLLQYPPAKVFSYTTIIVVLHHTLFYFLEIFNFNHLFTTFVKIGTASVFTIIVCLLITYIFRSQKK; this comes from the coding sequence ATGAATAATCTTTTTATTAAAAATACTTTTTTATTTATTGTGCTGGTACTGTTACAAGTACTTGTATTTAGTAATATTGGTTACTTGGGATATGCAAACCCGATGGTATATCTACTTTTTGTAATTATTTATCCATATAGAGAATCCAAAATACAATTTTTGTTTGCGGCTTTTCTGATAGGTTTGTGTATTGATATTTTCTCAAACACGGGAGGAATTCACGCAGCCAGCACGGTTTTTGTTGCGTATGTTCGTGCGAGAATATTAAAGTTTGTATTTGGGAATAATTTTGATTTTCAGGAGATAAAACTTTTACAATATCCTCCTGCAAAAGTATTTTCCTATACAACAATTATAGTTGTATTACATCATACGTTGTTTTATTTTCTCGAAATATTTAACTTCAATCATCTGTTTACAACTTTTGTGAAAATAGGAACTGCCTCTGTTTTTACAATTATTGTGTGTTTGCTAATTACGTACATATTTAGGAGCCAGAAGAAATGA